Proteins encoded together in one Bosea sp. (in: a-proteobacteria) window:
- a CDS encoding acyl-CoA dehydrogenase family protein has product MDFELTDEQRIAQDATRRMVSQEIEPLIAGYDPDQPLPKDATRQLIQILAKQGLTTARLPEEAGGSALSALTVGLILEQLPPVAQWALGAQEVTIARIYRGSTPEQRARILPDLIAGNKITCTGTTEPDAGSDPRSIRTTAVEDGDHYIVNGTKMWVTNASVCDVMMVTTSVGRDENGLSRMMRIVIDKEESPFTTRKIPTLGLKSGHLGEATFVDCRVPKRNVLGETGDASRVLTETWIANRPFMGLYAVHLAQKAYDAALAFAGERVQFGRKIAGFQLVQELLANIATAITSSRLLCYYALSCIDRGERSNQISAMAKRYSLAACQRAISEAMEVHGAMGISTELGLERLYRDARMLPIPDGTNQILTLIEGREITGIPAYRA; this is encoded by the coding sequence ATGGACTTCGAATTGACGGATGAACAGCGGATCGCCCAGGACGCGACGCGGCGCATGGTGAGCCAGGAGATCGAGCCGCTGATCGCCGGGTACGATCCCGATCAGCCCCTGCCGAAGGACGCGACGCGCCAGTTGATCCAGATCCTCGCCAAGCAGGGCCTGACCACCGCGCGCCTGCCGGAGGAAGCCGGCGGCTCCGCCCTGTCGGCGCTGACCGTCGGGCTGATCCTCGAGCAGCTGCCGCCGGTGGCGCAATGGGCGCTCGGGGCGCAGGAAGTCACCATCGCGCGCATCTACCGGGGCAGCACGCCGGAACAGCGCGCTCGCATCCTGCCGGACCTGATCGCCGGCAACAAGATCACCTGCACGGGCACAACCGAGCCGGATGCCGGTTCTGATCCGCGCAGCATCCGGACGACGGCCGTCGAGGACGGCGACCACTACATCGTCAACGGCACCAAGATGTGGGTCACCAATGCGAGCGTCTGCGACGTGATGATGGTGACGACCTCGGTCGGGCGCGACGAGAACGGCCTCAGCCGCATGATGCGGATCGTCATCGACAAGGAGGAATCGCCCTTCACCACGCGGAAGATCCCGACATTGGGGCTCAAGTCGGGTCATCTCGGCGAGGCGACCTTCGTCGATTGCCGCGTGCCCAAGCGCAACGTCCTGGGCGAGACGGGGGACGCGTCGCGTGTCCTGACGGAGACCTGGATCGCCAACCGCCCCTTCATGGGCCTCTATGCCGTGCACCTGGCCCAGAAGGCCTATGACGCGGCGCTGGCCTTTGCCGGTGAAAGGGTTCAGTTCGGCCGGAAGATCGCAGGATTCCAGCTCGTCCAGGAGCTTCTCGCCAACATCGCCACCGCGATCACGTCGAGCCGCCTGCTCTGCTACTACGCCCTGTCCTGCATCGATCGCGGCGAGCGTTCCAACCAGATCTCGGCGATGGCCAAGCGCTATTCGCTCGCCGCCTGCCAGCGCGCCATTTCGGAAGCCATGGAAGTCCACGGCGCGATGGGCATCAGCACCGAGCTCGGGCTGGAGCGGCTCTATCGTGACGCGCGCATGCTGCCGATCCCGGACGGCACCAACCAGATCCTCACACTGATCGAGGGCCGGGAGATCACCGGCATCCCGGCCTATCGCGCCTAG
- a CDS encoding CaiB/BaiF CoA-transferase family protein, with product MSARVQAAESGAGGAEARQAAAAPFSMPLRGVRVVESGERLAVGVCGALLRELGAEVSCSGSYASAAGPAGYDGYAYLRHGKAILSGGALVAAESDADVALFSSDVAEAQAASSRDDGRRILCDITALGRAMAGSGAALTELQIQAMSAIVDTTGVSDGPPVPIGFPVVEMTTGLYAAAAVVAALRVRRQSGHGQAIDMSLFDCAFVAMATFVAEPLVGGETPIARMGNTHPSAAPWNTYRATDGSLVICAGNDQQWQRLCQLIGRPELAADPDFANQFGRVARRAQVDAAIQAWTERHSIEDCGRQLSAISIANGRVVRNDGFPREPNLVARGSVFEVDDASAGGKTYISRSPIRIDAASAARVEATGTAPSARSAASGPMRLPLHGVRVIEIGQYTTAPLVARYCAALGAEVIKVEPPGGESTRTWPPLLDGQSIFCRFNNSGKKMISLDLKDPQDAAIFNELVREADVVVENMKPGALAKLGFSFETMHAMNERLVYCSINGYGASSLYPGRPAYDTVIQAEAGIMAETSRDGEPVKAGISISDLLGAQFGLLGIIAALEYVAAGGPGVSLDISMQDASAWVTQLVWDGRARRPTVKTIPCSDGYVVAVEPRGEWQALPLDRFRQMTRAEADAELKRQGIEAAPVLSVLEMLKLPLVADRRLFDYRHDRGFAWPVLACPLRLMETPPRLMEPAAPVDFHRGEILGELRAANEGAVRGAAS from the coding sequence GTGTCCGCGAGAGTCCAGGCAGCCGAGTCGGGGGCGGGTGGCGCTGAGGCGCGCCAGGCTGCCGCCGCGCCGTTCAGCATGCCTCTGCGCGGCGTCCGCGTCGTCGAGAGCGGCGAGAGGCTGGCGGTGGGCGTCTGCGGCGCGTTGCTTCGGGAGCTCGGCGCCGAGGTCTCCTGCTCCGGCAGCTACGCTTCGGCGGCCGGCCCGGCAGGCTATGACGGCTACGCCTATCTGCGGCACGGCAAGGCGATCCTCAGCGGCGGCGCACTCGTCGCGGCCGAGAGCGATGCGGATGTCGCGCTGTTCTCGTCCGACGTCGCGGAGGCGCAGGCTGCGTCGAGCCGCGACGACGGTCGGCGGATCCTGTGCGACATCACGGCGCTCGGCCGTGCCATGGCCGGCAGCGGCGCGGCGCTGACGGAGCTCCAGATCCAGGCGATGTCGGCCATCGTGGACACCACCGGCGTGTCCGACGGTCCACCGGTGCCGATCGGCTTCCCTGTGGTCGAGATGACGACGGGGCTCTACGCGGCGGCGGCCGTTGTCGCCGCGCTGCGCGTGCGGCGGCAGAGCGGGCATGGCCAGGCCATCGACATGAGCCTGTTCGACTGCGCCTTCGTCGCCATGGCGACCTTCGTCGCCGAGCCGCTGGTCGGCGGCGAGACGCCGATTGCGCGCATGGGCAACACTCACCCCTCCGCGGCGCCCTGGAACACCTATCGCGCCACGGACGGCTCGCTCGTCATCTGCGCAGGCAACGACCAGCAATGGCAGCGTCTCTGCCAACTGATCGGCCGTCCCGAACTGGCCGCGGACCCGGACTTCGCCAACCAGTTCGGCCGCGTCGCCCGGCGCGCCCAGGTCGATGCCGCGATCCAGGCCTGGACCGAGCGGCACTCGATCGAGGACTGCGGCCGGCAACTTTCGGCGATCTCCATCGCGAACGGCCGCGTCGTCCGCAACGACGGCTTTCCGCGGGAGCCGAACCTCGTCGCACGCGGATCGGTCTTCGAGGTCGACGACGCTTCCGCCGGGGGGAAGACCTATATTTCCCGCTCTCCCATCCGGATCGACGCGGCCTCGGCCGCCCGGGTGGAAGCTACTGGGACGGCGCCGTCCGCTCGATCCGCTGCGTCCGGCCCCATGCGGCTGCCGCTGCACGGCGTGCGGGTCATCGAGATCGGCCAGTATACCACCGCGCCGCTCGTCGCGCGCTACTGCGCTGCTCTGGGTGCAGAGGTGATCAAGGTCGAGCCGCCGGGCGGCGAGAGCACGCGGACCTGGCCGCCGCTTCTGGACGGCCAGTCGATCTTCTGCCGGTTCAACAACTCCGGCAAGAAGATGATCAGCCTCGACCTGAAAGACCCGCAGGATGCAGCGATCTTCAACGAACTGGTCCGCGAGGCGGATGTCGTCGTCGAGAACATGAAGCCCGGCGCGCTGGCGAAGCTTGGCTTCTCTTTCGAGACCATGCACGCGATGAACGAGCGCCTCGTCTACTGCTCGATCAACGGCTACGGCGCGTCTTCGCTTTATCCCGGCCGGCCGGCCTATGACACGGTCATCCAGGCCGAAGCGGGCATCATGGCCGAGACCAGCCGGGACGGGGAGCCGGTCAAGGCCGGGATCTCCATCTCGGATCTGCTCGGCGCGCAGTTCGGGCTGCTGGGCATCATCGCCGCGCTGGAATACGTCGCCGCGGGCGGACCGGGGGTCAGCCTCGACATCTCCATGCAGGACGCCTCGGCATGGGTGACGCAACTGGTCTGGGACGGCCGGGCCAGAAGGCCGACAGTGAAGACGATCCCGTGCAGCGACGGCTATGTCGTCGCCGTGGAACCGCGGGGCGAATGGCAGGCCCTCCCGCTCGACCGGTTCAGGCAGATGACGCGCGCCGAGGCTGATGCCGAGTTGAAGCGGCAGGGCATCGAGGCGGCGCCGGTCCTGAGCGTTTTGGAGATGCTGAAGCTGCCGCTGGTCGCGGACAGGCGGCTGTTCGACTACCGCCATGATCGCGGTTTCGCGTGGCCGGTCCTGGCCTGTCCCTTGCGGCTCATGGAAACGCCTCCGCGCCTCATGGAGCCGGCCGCGCCGGTCGATTTCCATCGCGGCGAAATTCTCGGGGAATTGCGGGCTGCGAATGAAGGCGCGGTGCGCGGCGCGGCGTCCTAG
- a CDS encoding SDR family oxidoreductase — MDVRRAFDFTGRNALITGAARGIGFACAKALSDSGARVALADMNGEAVAASARELSSTAVGLAADIGDAQSVAAMVEGAKRELGEIDIFVNCAAITHDNLFLESGPEDWERILRVDLFGAMLCLKAVLPDMVRRGYGRVVYLASDSALIGQARLSYYAAAKGGVVALIKSVAQEVGKDGVTLNVVSPGATNTPLRAQRETALRAQLGEERFLARERKILARYPVGRLGQPDDIAGAVAFLSAEQSSWVTGQVLSVNGGFLMA; from the coding sequence ATGGACGTAAGACGTGCTTTTGACTTCACAGGTAGGAATGCATTGATCACCGGTGCCGCGCGCGGCATCGGATTTGCTTGTGCCAAGGCGCTGAGCGACAGCGGGGCGCGGGTCGCTCTCGCCGATATGAATGGCGAGGCGGTGGCAGCTTCCGCGAGGGAATTGTCCTCCACAGCGGTGGGGCTGGCCGCCGATATCGGCGATGCGCAGTCGGTCGCCGCGATGGTCGAGGGTGCGAAGCGGGAGCTCGGTGAGATCGATATTTTCGTCAACTGTGCGGCGATCACCCATGACAACCTGTTCCTGGAATCCGGGCCGGAGGATTGGGAGCGTATCCTGCGCGTGGACCTTTTCGGCGCCATGCTTTGCCTGAAGGCCGTCCTGCCGGACATGGTCCGCCGGGGCTATGGCCGGGTCGTCTACCTCGCCTCGGACTCCGCGCTGATCGGCCAGGCGCGCCTTTCCTATTACGCGGCCGCCAAGGGCGGCGTCGTCGCGCTCATCAAATCGGTGGCGCAGGAGGTCGGAAAGGATGGTGTGACCCTGAACGTCGTCTCGCCGGGCGCGACGAACACGCCGCTGCGCGCGCAGCGGGAGACGGCGCTGCGCGCCCAACTCGGCGAGGAGCGCTTTCTCGCGCGTGAGCGGAAGATCCTGGCGCGTTACCCGGTCGGACGTCTGGGGCAGCCCGACGACATCGCCGGCGCCGTCGCGTTCCTCAGTGCCGAGCAGTCGAGCTGGGTGACCGGGCAGGTGCTGAGCGTCAATGGCGGCTTCCTGATGGCCTGA
- a CDS encoding enoyl-CoA hydratase produces MPVASEEAREGVVTLHKAGRVGYIAFENPARKNAVSLEMLIDFERIIIDLVNDKNIRTIVITGAGGNFVTGADISKFEKVRSTEEGIKHYAETNERVYGLVLNCPKPTIAMIRGYCVGGGLSLAMACDLRICSSNARFSLPAAKLGLGYSPSALKWFVHILGPAQTKEIFLTARLFNADEAFGMGLVNRTVPDEALDEFVGEYAELIGGNAPLTLESIKVSIAQILRGEAAADSAICQEFVDRCWKSQDYVEGRRAFIEKRKPVFVGA; encoded by the coding sequence ATGCCGGTGGCGTCCGAGGAAGCACGAGAAGGCGTTGTCACTCTGCACAAAGCGGGCCGGGTTGGTTATATCGCGTTCGAGAATCCTGCCCGCAAGAATGCCGTCTCCCTCGAGATGCTGATCGACTTTGAGCGTATTATCATCGACCTGGTGAACGACAAGAACATCCGCACCATCGTCATCACCGGCGCTGGCGGAAACTTCGTGACGGGCGCCGACATCTCGAAATTCGAGAAGGTCCGCTCGACGGAAGAAGGCATCAAGCACTACGCCGAGACCAATGAGCGGGTCTACGGCCTGGTGCTGAACTGCCCAAAGCCGACGATCGCGATGATCCGCGGCTATTGCGTCGGCGGCGGCCTGAGCCTCGCCATGGCCTGCGACCTGCGCATCTGCAGCAGCAACGCGCGCTTCAGCCTGCCCGCGGCTAAGCTCGGCCTCGGATATAGCCCGAGCGCCTTGAAATGGTTCGTCCACATTCTCGGCCCGGCCCAGACCAAGGAGATCTTCCTCACCGCCCGCCTGTTCAATGCGGATGAGGCCTTCGGTATGGGCCTCGTCAACCGCACCGTCCCCGACGAGGCGCTGGACGAGTTCGTCGGCGAATATGCCGAACTGATCGGCGGCAATGCGCCGCTGACGCTGGAATCGATCAAGGTCAGCATCGCGCAGATCCTGCGCGGCGAGGCGGCTGCCGACAGCGCCATCTGTCAGGAATTCGTCGACCGCTGCTGGAAGAGCCAGGACTACGTCGAGGGACGACGCGCCTTCATCGAAAAGCGAAAGCCGGTGTTCGTGGGGGCGTGA
- a CDS encoding ABC transporter substrate-binding protein yields the protein MISRRNVVIGGASATTMIAMPYVARAAQSVVFCGVGGSAAETYKKNIFPKFEKAFGIKVQYIPATIMEGLSKLEAQRASPQMDIVMVTEEGYAQYRQKGLFEHITADILPAITDIYPVLRYPGDDGVPIQAVTTGIAYNSKIFESKGLKLPTSVQDLWRPDLKGRVAIWPPATTTGVLMLLMIAKVEGGSPTNIMPAFERLKKFKNDVYFNIADEMTLLFQQETIWLGWWNNVRASLVADTGFPVSFITPVEGAPLFTNGTTLVKGAPNRENAIKLMNWLLSQDGQELIAQYYYGGPVAQSVKLDPELAKKVAYGKTIMDGAYMADMSAVVSERSKWIDLWAREIAR from the coding sequence ATGATATCGCGTCGTAACGTTGTCATCGGCGGAGCGTCCGCAACCACGATGATCGCCATGCCTTACGTGGCCAGGGCTGCGCAGAGCGTCGTCTTCTGCGGTGTCGGCGGCAGCGCTGCCGAGACCTACAAGAAGAACATCTTTCCGAAGTTCGAGAAGGCCTTCGGCATCAAGGTCCAGTATATCCCCGCGACCATTATGGAAGGTCTCAGCAAGCTCGAAGCTCAGCGCGCTTCGCCGCAGATGGACATTGTGATGGTGACCGAAGAGGGGTATGCACAGTATCGACAGAAGGGGCTTTTCGAGCATATCACCGCTGATATTCTTCCTGCCATCACCGATATTTATCCCGTATTGCGCTATCCGGGCGACGATGGGGTTCCGATCCAGGCGGTGACCACCGGCATCGCCTACAACTCGAAAATCTTCGAAAGCAAGGGGCTGAAACTTCCGACCTCGGTCCAGGACCTGTGGCGCCCGGACCTGAAGGGCCGTGTCGCGATCTGGCCCCCGGCGACGACGACGGGCGTGCTGATGCTGCTGATGATCGCCAAAGTCGAAGGCGGAAGCCCGACCAATATCATGCCGGCCTTCGAACGCCTGAAGAAATTCAAGAACGACGTCTACTTCAACATCGCCGACGAAATGACGCTGCTATTCCAGCAAGAGACGATCTGGCTGGGCTGGTGGAATAACGTGCGCGCATCGTTGGTGGCCGATACGGGCTTCCCGGTTTCGTTCATCACCCCGGTCGAAGGCGCTCCGCTGTTCACCAACGGCACAACCTTGGTAAAAGGCGCTCCGAACAGGGAAAATGCTATCAAACTGATGAACTGGCTGCTTTCGCAGGATGGCCAGGAACTGATTGCGCAATACTACTATGGCGGCCCGGTAGCCCAATCGGTCAAGCTTGATCCTGAACTCGCGAAAAAAGTGGCCTACGGCAAGACGATCATGGATGGAGCTTACATGGCCGACATGAGTGCTGTCGTAAGCGAACGTTCCAAGTGGATCGATCTCTGGGCGCGCGAGATCGCACGATAA